In Pseudomonas sp. MTM4, one genomic interval encodes:
- the dpdJ gene encoding protein DpdJ yields MALVPDLQLAEFALDELEALEARCLIWGLIDNALSRDEVMEALQRALDAPKAHAAQNDPNCCIHTVKDLWDLLIERKMLFQVPFVVDQEVRWRTRMAEGVRLIAQLRQLFPKHGTDRWAEAATLVADYRFLRRPRRYPLRDVDGASVYAKLNNLVKSPLLLEALKTWLDHMDPSGGLSQFQVKSAERILTGLEEGSCQGTLVSAGTGSGKTLAFYLPALSWLASQRVPPMTSGGVRVLALYPRNELLKDQLAEVYDQCRKFDSWIGRRGGRPLRVGVLFGDTPTKVAKAKWPKHSQGKRVPFFNCPNDSQHGEMVLRNSDAEKGLERIVCSQCSAVVDGRTLAFTRDTIQSDPPDILFTTVEMLNRHLPSSDLRHVFGVGPKAERTPDLVLLDEVHLYAGSYGAQVAYLLRRWWAASGRRSSFVGLSATIAEGQTFFSHLTGLSPTVVEEIKPLENEIEEEGGEYMLALRGDPVSQTALLSTTIQTLMLSARLLDPPGTFDRKAMPFFGWRAFAFTDQLDATNRLFKDLLDAEGRYHPSGNANLIKHPDGGLALLRNGSTPIMGTPRYFAGQDWSVPQTIGNDLTRRLGIGRTTALDSGVCTHTEVVVATSALEVGFDDPAVGVVVQHKAPRDIASFLQRKGRAGRTRHMRPWTVVVLTDYGRDRLAYQAYDQLFDPDLPARQLPLANRYVQRMQAVYALLDELGDLTCRDQPPLSVWRDLASPNIEATPHGWHPNAFVSVKRLAEGVTFPLSAQEWKVLRNQACNLGPNGESAVKFAGANWLAKRLQHQRVVKLLGDLQESPAKVERLARSLADRLALTTDDMNLLMWSHPRPLMLGAIPTVVRRLASNWRANGEQGKDYQAGHPLPDFIPSSLFADLSLPEMRIEWLARDGSVEEQYLPVQQGLAEFAPGRVSRRYDDALWLGVDGPALARIFACGSTEVSEDVELSTWYDLEPQRNFVVQDDSARVTFKAFRPAAARLSPVARGGNGIPELSDTSNAQLQWKSFLQAPYQGVPLTSPTHIGISQLIKRVVVHTHAEQANASVRRYAVSSRAELRLRSGSKSERVTVDWQFMHSGQPCGVGFDIDVDALVLELDLPHDLSGAINWGDPRRLRAARAARYNWEARQNPEFCIAVPNPFLRGWIAQIFQIAALQVAMAEEVSLRDSLDYVADGARMDTLLNVLQTVFQVPENESSEEGADKLRQKLDEALKTEAVRKAVRYASRVLVEPIDEEWNDWLALSIRATLGAACLDAIQQACPQIDPDGLIVDIDVRSDDGDPHPQPGFEIWISEVNPGGNGLIESVAELLATRPDSLYRHIEAALSPRDFEWTNSQLRQVVQWLGGSKPDSTITEAVTQVRQAMNSADAAKHLAGLRFRLVTRGQSIFHGYSVALSMRLLRPNTPDELDCLLAQIHERWDALEALHGVEIDVRVLCALFSTDDYLDRAFASAGQVLPFGSRMAWRFGVLMGILWPQGHALRAVAMPWSNRFSPFAIDTERLLVEQWLTPRSQPIDPTALDWQEQLRKCLLATSRAVVSVSAADAGTLLPKVIAALATEPIQFDYLNVFAQLCEVKRLGDRIEWTFSIPDAL; encoded by the coding sequence ATGGCGTTAGTTCCAGATTTGCAGTTGGCCGAGTTCGCGCTTGACGAACTCGAGGCTCTGGAGGCGCGTTGTCTGATCTGGGGCCTGATTGACAATGCTCTCAGTCGCGATGAAGTAATGGAGGCTCTTCAACGAGCCCTCGATGCGCCAAAGGCTCATGCCGCCCAGAATGATCCGAATTGCTGCATTCACACGGTGAAGGATCTGTGGGACTTGCTGATTGAACGCAAAATGTTGTTCCAAGTGCCATTTGTGGTTGATCAGGAAGTGCGCTGGCGGACGAGGATGGCCGAAGGGGTGCGGTTGATTGCCCAACTTCGCCAACTATTTCCCAAGCATGGTACGGACAGGTGGGCTGAAGCCGCCACACTGGTAGCGGACTATCGCTTCCTTAGACGCCCCCGCCGTTACCCCCTTAGAGACGTGGATGGCGCTAGCGTTTATGCTAAGTTGAATAACTTGGTGAAATCGCCGCTATTGCTGGAGGCCCTCAAGACCTGGCTAGATCATATGGATCCGAGCGGTGGTCTCTCGCAATTCCAGGTGAAATCGGCTGAACGTATTTTGACTGGCTTGGAGGAGGGGAGTTGTCAGGGCACGTTGGTATCCGCTGGAACTGGTAGTGGCAAGACCCTGGCATTCTATCTGCCTGCGTTGTCATGGCTGGCATCCCAACGAGTGCCGCCGATGACTAGCGGTGGGGTAAGGGTGTTAGCTCTTTATCCTCGTAATGAATTGCTGAAGGATCAACTCGCCGAAGTCTATGACCAGTGCCGCAAGTTCGATAGCTGGATCGGACGTCGGGGAGGGCGACCTCTGCGCGTAGGTGTTCTTTTTGGGGACACACCCACGAAGGTCGCCAAGGCCAAATGGCCCAAGCACTCCCAGGGCAAACGCGTACCGTTCTTCAATTGTCCTAACGACAGTCAGCACGGGGAAATGGTGCTGCGCAATAGTGATGCGGAAAAGGGTCTGGAGCGCATCGTCTGCTCGCAGTGCAGTGCAGTCGTAGATGGACGTACTCTGGCATTCACCCGCGACACAATTCAATCTGATCCACCGGACATTCTTTTCACAACGGTGGAAATGCTGAATCGGCATTTACCTAGCAGCGACTTGCGCCATGTCTTTGGCGTGGGTCCTAAGGCCGAACGAACCCCTGACCTCGTCTTGCTGGACGAAGTTCACTTGTATGCTGGCAGCTATGGGGCGCAGGTGGCCTACTTGTTACGTCGTTGGTGGGCCGCCAGCGGGCGGCGCTCTAGTTTTGTGGGATTGTCCGCTACCATCGCGGAAGGCCAAACCTTTTTTTCCCACCTAACAGGACTGAGTCCAACGGTTGTTGAGGAGATCAAACCGCTAGAGAACGAGATTGAGGAGGAAGGGGGCGAGTACATGCTCGCTCTGCGCGGTGATCCGGTTTCGCAGACCGCCCTGCTGTCTACCACTATCCAGACGCTGATGCTGAGTGCTCGTTTACTCGATCCGCCTGGGACTTTTGATAGAAAAGCAATGCCGTTTTTTGGTTGGCGGGCATTTGCTTTTACTGATCAGTTGGACGCAACGAATCGGCTCTTCAAGGACTTGCTCGATGCTGAGGGACGATATCATCCTAGTGGTAACGCAAACTTGATCAAGCACCCTGATGGCGGGTTGGCACTGCTGCGTAACGGATCTACCCCCATCATGGGTACCCCGCGCTACTTCGCTGGGCAAGACTGGAGTGTTCCACAAACCATTGGAAACGATCTCACCCGTCGCCTCGGAATCGGGCGTACGACTGCATTAGATAGTGGGGTTTGTACTCATACAGAAGTTGTAGTTGCCACGTCTGCTCTAGAAGTAGGCTTCGATGACCCGGCAGTGGGCGTTGTAGTTCAGCACAAGGCGCCGAGAGACATCGCATCGTTCTTGCAGCGCAAGGGGCGAGCGGGTCGAACGCGTCACATGCGACCATGGACTGTCGTTGTGCTCACGGATTACGGTCGCGACCGGCTGGCCTATCAAGCCTACGATCAGCTGTTCGATCCCGATCTTCCGGCGCGCCAACTGCCTTTGGCCAATCGCTACGTCCAGCGAATGCAAGCGGTCTACGCGTTGCTCGACGAGTTAGGAGATTTGACCTGCCGTGACCAACCACCTCTGTCGGTTTGGCGCGACTTGGCTTCCCCAAATATTGAGGCCACACCGCATGGGTGGCACCCGAATGCGTTTGTTTCAGTTAAGCGCCTAGCGGAAGGTGTGACATTCCCGCTCTCTGCGCAGGAGTGGAAAGTGCTCAGGAATCAAGCGTGCAACCTCGGTCCCAATGGGGAGTCTGCTGTTAAGTTTGCAGGCGCCAATTGGTTGGCAAAACGGTTGCAACACCAACGTGTTGTCAAGCTGCTGGGGGATCTTCAGGAGAGTCCAGCGAAAGTCGAACGTCTTGCTCGCAGCCTAGCTGACCGATTGGCGTTGACGACCGACGATATGAATTTGCTCATGTGGAGCCATCCACGCCCGCTAATGCTTGGCGCGATTCCTACAGTTGTTCGTCGGCTGGCATCGAACTGGCGTGCAAATGGCGAACAGGGGAAAGACTACCAAGCGGGCCATCCACTACCGGACTTCATTCCCTCCAGCCTTTTTGCCGATCTAAGTCTGCCGGAAATGCGCATTGAATGGCTTGCGCGCGATGGCAGCGTTGAAGAGCAGTATCTGCCTGTTCAACAGGGTTTAGCTGAGTTTGCACCCGGTAGGGTCTCGCGTCGTTACGATGATGCTCTTTGGTTGGGCGTTGATGGACCAGCGCTGGCTCGAATCTTCGCTTGCGGTAGCACCGAAGTGTCTGAGGATGTGGAGCTATCCACATGGTACGACCTTGAGCCTCAAAGAAATTTTGTTGTCCAGGACGACTCGGCTCGAGTGACTTTCAAAGCGTTTCGTCCAGCGGCAGCCCGCCTGTCTCCAGTGGCTCGTGGGGGCAATGGAATCCCCGAGCTAAGTGACACATCCAACGCTCAGCTGCAATGGAAATCCTTCCTTCAGGCGCCCTATCAGGGCGTACCACTGACCAGTCCGACGCACATTGGCATCAGCCAGTTGATCAAGAGAGTGGTTGTTCACACCCACGCTGAACAAGCCAATGCTTCTGTGCGCCGCTATGCCGTAAGTTCGCGCGCAGAACTTCGACTGCGATCTGGAAGTAAGAGCGAGCGCGTCACAGTCGACTGGCAGTTCATGCATTCAGGCCAGCCCTGCGGTGTGGGCTTCGACATTGATGTCGATGCGTTGGTATTGGAGTTGGATTTGCCGCATGATCTCAGCGGCGCCATCAATTGGGGTGATCCGCGACGTTTGCGTGCAGCTCGTGCAGCTCGCTACAACTGGGAGGCACGCCAGAACCCCGAATTCTGCATTGCAGTACCGAATCCATTCCTGCGCGGGTGGATCGCACAGATTTTCCAAATTGCGGCCCTTCAAGTCGCAATGGCTGAGGAAGTCTCGCTGCGCGACTCGCTGGACTATGTTGCTGACGGCGCCAGGATGGATACGCTACTCAACGTCCTGCAGACGGTGTTCCAGGTTCCGGAGAACGAAAGTAGTGAGGAGGGGGCGGACAAGCTTCGTCAAAAGCTAGATGAGGCGCTAAAGACAGAAGCAGTGCGTAAAGCTGTGCGTTACGCATCTCGTGTACTAGTCGAACCCATTGATGAGGAGTGGAACGACTGGCTTGCCCTGTCGATCCGCGCCACGCTCGGTGCAGCTTGCCTGGACGCAATACAGCAAGCCTGCCCCCAGATTGATCCCGATGGGTTGATTGTGGATATCGACGTGCGTAGTGATGACGGTGACCCACACCCCCAGCCCGGGTTCGAAATCTGGATCTCGGAGGTCAATCCTGGTGGCAATGGTCTGATTGAGAGCGTTGCGGAATTGTTAGCGACTCGTCCCGATAGCCTTTACCGTCATATCGAGGCGGCCTTAAGCCCGCGTGACTTTGAATGGACAAATTCTCAGTTGCGCCAGGTAGTCCAATGGCTTGGTGGATCAAAGCCGGACTCCACTATTACTGAGGCGGTAACGCAGGTTCGACAAGCCATGAATTCTGCCGATGCCGCCAAGCATTTAGCCGGTCTGCGGTTCAGGCTAGTAACTCGGGGGCAATCGATATTCCACGGCTACAGTGTGGCTCTGAGCATGCGATTGTTGCGACCGAACACCCCAGACGAGTTGGATTGTCTGCTGGCTCAGATACATGAGCGCTGGGATGCGTTGGAGGCGTTACATGGTGTCGAGATTGACGTTAGGGTTCTCTGCGCATTGTTCAGTACAGATGATTATCTCGATCGGGCATTTGCAAGCGCGGGGCAGGTCCTTCCTTTCGGCAGTCGTATGGCATGGCGCTTCGGGGTGCTAATGGGGATATTGTGGCCTCAAGGGCATGCGCTGCGCGCTGTTGCCATGCCATGGTCCAATCGCTTCTCGCCGTTCGCTATAGATACTGAACGACTTCTGGTGGAGCAGTGGCTGACACCTCGTTCTCAACCGATCGATCCGACAGCACTGGACTGGCAGGAGCAGTTGCGAAAATGCTTACTCGCCACTTCGCGTGCGGTTGTGTCGGTATCTGCCGCCGATGCCGGAACACTGTTGCCCAAGGTGATCGCAGCCTTGGCGACAGAGCCAATTCAATTTGACTATCTAAACGTCTTCGCCCAACTCTGCGAGGTCAAGCGCCTCGGTGATCGCATCGAGTGGACGTTTTCGATACCGGACGCTCTATGA
- the dpdK gene encoding phospholipase D-like domain-containing protein DpdK, whose translation MTNVRHIFKSATTSPQAARDVIAMVLAEEILLPSRTLYLAAPWVSNIVIFDNSTGSFEGLNPEWSRREIRLIEVLAAIASNNTQLDIRVRPEPHNKPFGKRLHAALIDAGLQDSLQWSEIPDFHTKGLLTDRVWIGGSMNLTERGIGLNAESLVVDFNPQMVSSIRLEFANHGISL comes from the coding sequence ATGACAAACGTACGCCACATCTTCAAGTCGGCAACGACTTCGCCTCAAGCCGCTCGTGATGTTATAGCCATGGTTTTGGCCGAGGAGATCCTGCTTCCCAGCAGGACACTCTATTTAGCCGCTCCGTGGGTTAGCAACATTGTTATTTTCGATAACTCAACGGGCAGTTTTGAGGGGCTAAATCCGGAGTGGAGCCGTCGTGAGATTCGCTTGATTGAGGTATTGGCGGCTATCGCATCTAACAATACGCAGTTAGATATTCGCGTACGACCTGAACCTCACAATAAGCCTTTTGGTAAGCGCTTGCACGCAGCGCTGATAGATGCCGGTCTGCAAGATTCGTTGCAATGGTCCGAGATTCCTGATTTTCACACGAAGGGATTGCTAACCGATCGAGTCTGGATTGGCGGATCGATGAACCTCACTGAGCGCGGCATTGGCCTGAACGCTGAATCACTCGTTGTTGATTTCAACCCGCAGATGGTATCTAGCATCCGTCTGGAGTTTGCGAACCATGGCATCAGCCTCTAG
- the dpdD gene encoding protein DpdD, producing the protein MASASSQTVDPAVAVSQALLSQFFSGLNIYVSPLATVKTLAGQTVPDALVPAIARYAKGFKDRPLLLPFSEVTGERTCWLACSHDELSSRELHEEMRAFIGSSFGDFEIDGAVLSIAQMSAKAVLAQAGLNAIAFFAITPKFELRVVKSWQRYWQLLDQRPPRPRQELRTFRQLRALFDRALVARNENAAMAAMAALRDQHGLSAENRTFLEIRLHSAFGRWDRILNHPQWDDFLKVRLPPETYGDIWDALYETFLAQVEAQGAATQLVKAFAERVRIMAAPLLKSRGRSRRPAALKGFLLHELSLKQPSAELCVTLLNDLGPNAFGPASDAIMAMAQTLQIKSGIEQALHEMELERYEQALALLLPLADSVEVLQAQLRCAKEVGDPGQARVVLERLSLSAPDTAAKVRTARARLLSDVEKLAAKEVCESLQEQLQTTHTPMAVDDVIVYWRELVQSPEASTLLAQPSFIQSLLSSVEDSALDSSPLFESLFPIWFDWLIVQTPPSSVLTQLYLGFIESLNVRDRLGDSEREMIRLALRHSLIAGLTSAEYTGLIERLATVLSSPLSPREAAWALDATDLLVMYPCRDEEARLRWTTRAVQAATQCWARLSLAERCLLKLLAQEFGLELPKRLDDEVDEAEKARTDIRNRIFLYSLDTQAIRRAALILEEALPLAKVETNSDEVCSSRLKTGVRNADWVVFVSGVATHQAFFCIKAALRPDAALLQVEGTGTTRIVDCVINKSQMS; encoded by the coding sequence ATGGCATCAGCCTCTAGCCAAACGGTAGACCCCGCAGTGGCAGTCTCTCAGGCCTTACTCAGTCAGTTCTTTTCAGGTCTTAACATTTATGTGAGCCCTTTAGCCACTGTTAAAACCCTCGCTGGTCAGACTGTACCTGACGCATTGGTTCCAGCTATCGCCCGTTATGCGAAAGGCTTCAAGGACCGACCGCTGCTCTTGCCATTTTCTGAGGTTACCGGTGAGCGCACCTGTTGGCTGGCCTGTTCGCACGATGAACTAAGTTCGCGTGAGTTGCACGAGGAAATGCGCGCTTTCATTGGGTCGAGCTTTGGTGACTTTGAGATTGACGGGGCGGTGCTCTCTATTGCACAAATGAGCGCGAAAGCTGTATTGGCGCAGGCTGGCCTGAACGCGATTGCCTTTTTTGCGATCACGCCGAAGTTTGAGCTGCGCGTAGTCAAAAGCTGGCAACGCTACTGGCAACTCTTGGACCAACGCCCGCCTAGGCCCAGACAGGAACTGCGCACGTTTCGCCAGTTGCGAGCGTTGTTTGACCGCGCCTTGGTGGCTCGCAATGAAAATGCAGCGATGGCCGCGATGGCGGCACTACGAGACCAGCATGGCCTTAGCGCTGAAAACCGGACCTTCCTGGAAATACGTTTACATTCAGCCTTTGGCCGATGGGACCGAATTCTGAATCATCCCCAGTGGGATGACTTTCTCAAGGTTCGCTTGCCGCCGGAGACTTACGGTGACATCTGGGACGCGCTCTACGAAACGTTCTTAGCCCAAGTCGAAGCGCAGGGCGCCGCCACTCAGTTGGTGAAAGCTTTCGCAGAGCGGGTTCGGATTATGGCCGCTCCTCTGCTCAAAAGCCGCGGGCGTAGCCGTCGCCCCGCAGCCCTTAAGGGCTTTTTGCTTCATGAGTTGTCTTTGAAGCAGCCTTCCGCCGAACTCTGCGTGACCCTGCTCAATGACCTTGGACCAAATGCTTTTGGGCCCGCTTCTGACGCCATCATGGCTATGGCGCAGACCTTGCAAATCAAGTCCGGAATTGAGCAGGCGCTCCATGAAATGGAGTTGGAACGCTATGAACAGGCTCTTGCTTTGCTTTTACCACTGGCGGATTCGGTCGAAGTGCTCCAAGCCCAATTGCGTTGTGCCAAAGAAGTGGGTGATCCTGGTCAAGCTCGTGTGGTGCTCGAGCGGCTGTCGTTGAGTGCCCCCGATACTGCCGCCAAGGTTCGCACTGCTCGGGCTCGGTTGCTCTCTGATGTAGAGAAGTTGGCCGCTAAGGAAGTGTGCGAATCGCTTCAAGAGCAACTGCAGACTACGCATACGCCGATGGCTGTTGACGACGTCATAGTCTATTGGCGGGAACTGGTTCAGTCGCCCGAGGCTAGTACTCTGTTGGCCCAGCCCAGTTTCATCCAGTCGTTGTTGTCGAGCGTAGAGGATTCTGCTCTCGACTCGTCACCCTTGTTCGAATCCCTATTTCCTATTTGGTTTGACTGGCTCATCGTCCAAACTCCACCCTCGAGCGTGCTTACTCAACTCTATCTGGGGTTCATTGAATCCCTGAACGTGCGAGACCGCCTTGGAGATAGCGAGCGAGAGATGATCAGGCTGGCGCTTCGACATAGTCTGATCGCCGGATTGACGTCGGCTGAGTACACAGGGCTTATTGAAAGGCTTGCTACAGTATTGTCCAGTCCGCTGTCGCCACGCGAAGCCGCATGGGCATTGGATGCGACAGATTTGTTGGTTATGTATCCATGTCGTGACGAGGAGGCGCGCCTGCGGTGGACAACTAGGGCAGTTCAGGCTGCGACCCAGTGTTGGGCCAGACTGTCTCTTGCAGAGCGCTGCTTGCTAAAACTGCTTGCGCAAGAGTTTGGTCTTGAACTTCCCAAGCGACTCGACGATGAAGTGGATGAAGCCGAAAAAGCTCGAACAGACATAAGGAACCGTATTTTCCTTTACAGCTTGGACACCCAAGCCATTCGACGTGCAGCACTAATACTCGAAGAGGCGCTTCCATTGGCCAAGGTTGAGACCAACTCCGATGAGGTCTGCAGTTCACGCTTGAAGACAGGAGTTCGTAATGCGGACTGGGTGGTGTTTGTTTCAGGCGTTGCTACCCATCAGGCTTTTTTTTGCATCAAGGCTGCGTTACGGCCCGATGCAGCGTTACTTCAAGTCGAGGGTACCGGTACGACGCGCATCGTAGATTGTGTGATTAATAAGAGTCAGATGTCTTGA
- a CDS encoding 6-carboxytetrahydropterin synthase, with product MSSLATASRDCRPEVAVKPPIDCVTVYELSQRFFFEAAHTLNRSIETEGSLRIHGHTYEAEVTVAGQPDSTSGMLIDLGYLRSEIARVKGMLDHRFLDEVQGLGSATIENLCAFIRAQMEDSVPGLCAVMIERRASGDRCVLRWTR from the coding sequence ATGTCTTCTCTAGCAACTGCGTCCAGAGATTGTCGACCTGAGGTAGCTGTTAAGCCCCCCATTGATTGCGTGACCGTGTACGAACTGTCGCAGCGCTTTTTCTTCGAGGCAGCCCACACCTTGAATCGCAGTATCGAGACCGAGGGCAGTCTACGTATCCACGGACATACCTACGAAGCAGAGGTTACCGTCGCTGGTCAACCGGATTCCACCTCCGGGATGCTTATAGATCTTGGCTATCTGCGCAGCGAAATTGCCAGAGTAAAAGGAATGCTAGATCACCGATTCCTTGATGAGGTTCAAGGTCTAGGATCTGCCACTATCGAGAATCTCTGTGCTTTTATTCGCGCACAGATGGAAGATTCGGTACCAGGCCTATGCGCCGTTATGATCGAGCGCCGAGCCAGCGGCGATCGCTGCGTGTTGCGTTGGACAAGGTGA
- the queE gene encoding 7-carboxy-7-deazaguanine synthase, translating to MTYSVKEIFYTLQGEGLRAGRPAVFCRFAGCNLWSGREIDRLRAVCQFCDTDFVGTNGTLGGKYLTAEVLAERVSSLWPVAQEHRYVVLTGGEPLMQVDVALIAALHDQGFEIAVETNGTIPAPSGIDWICVSPKAGADWVQRSGHELKLVYPQPGLLPDAISDSDFQYYLLQPMDGPMQKQNTRSAIAYCQANTKWRLSVQTHKILEIR from the coding sequence ATGACCTACAGCGTCAAAGAGATCTTCTACACCCTGCAAGGCGAAGGACTTCGGGCTGGCAGACCAGCTGTGTTCTGTCGATTTGCAGGTTGTAATCTTTGGAGTGGTCGGGAAATTGACCGCCTTAGGGCCGTTTGTCAGTTCTGTGACACCGATTTCGTGGGCACCAACGGAACCTTGGGGGGCAAGTACTTGACTGCTGAGGTCTTGGCCGAGCGAGTTTCCTCGCTATGGCCAGTTGCCCAAGAGCATCGCTATGTCGTGCTCACAGGAGGCGAACCGTTAATGCAGGTTGATGTAGCCCTGATTGCAGCCCTGCACGATCAGGGATTCGAAATCGCAGTCGAGACCAATGGGACCATTCCGGCACCTTCAGGGATCGATTGGATTTGTGTTAGCCCTAAAGCTGGGGCCGACTGGGTGCAGCGTAGTGGCCACGAATTAAAACTCGTCTATCCGCAGCCTGGCCTACTCCCAGATGCCATCTCTGATAGCGACTTTCAGTACTACCTACTGCAACCTATGGATGGGCCAATGCAGAAACAAAATACCCGCTCTGCCATTGCCTATTGCCAGGCCAATACTAAATGGCGACTTTCCGTACAAACACACAAGATATTGGAGATCCGCTGA
- the queC gene encoding 7-cyano-7-deazaguanine synthase QueC: MHTNALVLFSGGQDSTTCLAWALNRYDHVETIGFDYGQRHNVELDCRHRVLQRLRTDYPRWAEKLGKDHFLDLKLLGQISDTAMTSEKEIEFKENGLPNTFVPGRNLLFFNFASAIAYRRGLSVLVGGMCETDYSGYPDCRDNTLKSLQVSLGLGMDMPLVIETPLMWLDKKETWELAKSLGGSSFVELVQEETHTCYLGDRQHRHDWGYGCNKCPACELRRSGFDAFKRDNDA; the protein is encoded by the coding sequence ATGCATACTAACGCATTAGTTCTCTTCTCTGGCGGTCAAGACTCCACGACCTGCCTTGCATGGGCACTAAACCGATACGATCACGTCGAAACGATAGGCTTCGATTACGGACAACGTCACAATGTAGAACTGGATTGCAGGCATCGAGTTCTCCAGCGCCTTCGCACCGACTACCCTCGCTGGGCGGAAAAATTAGGGAAGGATCACTTTCTCGATCTGAAACTCCTTGGCCAGATCAGCGATACCGCCATGACCTCTGAGAAGGAGATCGAGTTCAAGGAGAATGGCCTGCCCAACACCTTCGTTCCCGGACGTAATCTGCTGTTCTTCAACTTTGCTTCCGCTATTGCCTATCGGAGAGGCCTTAGCGTGCTTGTAGGCGGGATGTGTGAAACGGACTACTCAGGTTATCCAGATTGTCGAGACAACACCCTGAAATCGTTGCAGGTCTCTCTCGGCCTCGGTATGGACATGCCGTTGGTTATTGAGACACCGCTGATGTGGCTGGATAAAAAAGAAACCTGGGAGCTAGCTAAGAGCCTTGGCGGATCTAGCTTTGTCGAACTCGTACAAGAAGAGACCCATACCTGCTACCTAGGAGACCGCCAACACAGACACGACTGGGGGTATGGCTGCAACAAATGCCCTGCTTGCGAATTGCGCCGGAGCGGCTTCGATGCATTCAAGCGAGACAATGACGCATGA
- the dbpB gene encoding DGQHR domain-containing protein DpdB gives MIYRFKGIRATQAQGHDIFTFAATPKDILSFSEIERVGRNEQGHLKGFQRHQVASHIQDIRDYLRRDDALLPNAIILAFLGDVKVIDIGDGVVDITVDASKTKPGFVVDGQQRLSALSTMDKANFQIFASALICKDYNELRQQFVLINNTRPLPKSLIYELLPTVDGLPERFTKRKFAARIVDMLNHLPGSALFCEIRQHTNPQGVLSDTAMQKLVMNSASDGAIQSFMQYDDFDARSVELINNFFQAVRTVFRSEWDGLSPRHSRLKHGAGLVALGFVMEELYARQGSTSKEGFIEGLKLLKPHTAWTSGEWRISETDRRPWNGIQNTPSDISLLTQHLTHKLRVELKRK, from the coding sequence ATGATCTACAGGTTCAAAGGTATTCGCGCTACTCAGGCTCAAGGCCATGACATATTTACGTTTGCCGCTACGCCAAAAGACATCCTCTCTTTCTCAGAAATTGAACGGGTTGGCAGAAACGAACAAGGTCATCTCAAAGGATTCCAGCGCCATCAGGTGGCGTCACATATCCAAGATATACGTGACTATCTGCGCCGAGATGATGCTCTGCTGCCCAACGCGATTATTTTGGCGTTCCTTGGCGATGTCAAAGTTATCGACATAGGCGACGGAGTCGTGGATATCACTGTAGACGCGTCGAAAACCAAGCCGGGTTTTGTTGTCGATGGCCAACAACGCCTGAGTGCTTTGTCGACAATGGATAAAGCAAATTTCCAAATATTTGCATCTGCTTTGATTTGCAAAGACTATAACGAATTGAGGCAACAGTTTGTTCTGATTAATAATACTCGACCGCTGCCGAAGTCGCTCATCTATGAACTTCTTCCTACCGTCGACGGCCTTCCAGAGCGTTTCACCAAGCGTAAGTTTGCTGCGCGTATAGTAGACATGCTGAACCACTTACCGGGTTCGGCTCTCTTCTGTGAGATCCGTCAGCATACGAACCCACAGGGCGTGCTAAGTGATACGGCGATGCAAAAGCTTGTCATGAACTCTGCAAGCGATGGAGCTATTCAGTCATTCATGCAATACGATGACTTTGATGCCCGTTCTGTCGAACTCATCAATAACTTTTTTCAAGCTGTTCGTACGGTATTTCGTTCAGAGTGGGATGGCTTATCGCCCCGGCATTCGAGACTTAAGCATGGCGCAGGTCTCGTTGCGCTTGGATTCGTAATGGAAGAGTTATACGCCCGGCAAGGTTCAACGAGCAAGGAAGGTTTCATAGAAGGACTTAAACTCCTTAAGCCACACACTGCGTGGACCAGTGGGGAATGGCGCATTTCCGAAACAGACCGTCGCCCATGGAACGGAATACAGAATACCCCGAGTGATATTTCGCTGCTAACCCAACATCTTACTCACAAACTTCGAGTAGAACTCAAACGCAAATAG